A genomic region of Azoarcus sp. KH32C contains the following coding sequences:
- the cysB gene encoding HTH-type transcriptional regulator CysB produces the protein MNLQQLRYIHEVARRGLNVSEAADALFTSQPGVSKQIRQFEAELGVEIFVRHGKRLVDVTEPGKQVLAIAERMLRDADNLRQVGAEFTNEVAGRLSIATTHTQARYALPAIMRDFMQRFPQVKLELHQGNPRQVCDMVLAGEADLAIATEAIAEYDELVMLPCYQWNRCIVATPRHPILKEHPLTLEAIARYPIITYDDAFTGRSLINKAFLGRGLRPKVVLTALDSDVIKTYVAMDLGIGIVARMAFDAAADRGLGMADASHLFESSTTRIGLRRNAYLRGYVYAFVELFAPHLTRRMVDIALAGGGEDYGM, from the coding sequence GTGAACCTTCAGCAACTGCGCTACATCCATGAGGTGGCACGTCGCGGGCTGAACGTGTCGGAGGCAGCGGACGCCTTGTTCACGTCGCAGCCGGGCGTGTCGAAGCAGATCCGCCAGTTCGAGGCCGAGTTGGGCGTCGAGATCTTCGTGCGGCACGGCAAGCGCCTGGTCGACGTCACGGAGCCGGGCAAGCAGGTGCTCGCGATCGCGGAGCGCATGTTGCGCGACGCGGACAACCTGCGTCAGGTGGGGGCCGAGTTTACCAACGAGGTGGCCGGCAGGCTGTCGATCGCGACGACGCACACGCAGGCCCGCTATGCGCTGCCGGCGATCATGCGCGATTTCATGCAGCGTTTCCCGCAGGTCAAGCTGGAGTTGCACCAGGGCAATCCGCGGCAGGTGTGCGACATGGTGCTGGCGGGCGAGGCGGACTTGGCGATCGCGACCGAGGCGATCGCCGAGTACGACGAGCTGGTGATGTTGCCCTGCTACCAGTGGAACCGCTGCATCGTCGCGACGCCTCGGCATCCGATCCTGAAGGAGCACCCGCTGACGCTGGAGGCGATCGCGCGCTACCCGATCATCACCTATGACGATGCCTTCACGGGTCGCAGTCTGATCAACAAGGCTTTCCTGGGCCGTGGGCTGCGTCCGAAGGTGGTGCTGACGGCGCTGGATTCGGACGTGATCAAGACTTATGTGGCGATGGATCTGGGGATCGGGATCGTCGCGCGCATGGCTTTCGATGCGGCGGCCGATCGCGGGTTGGGGATGGCGGATGCGTCGCATCTCTTCGAGTCGAGTACGACGCGGATCGGGTTGCGGCGCAATGCCTACCTGCGGGGCTACGTGTATGCCTTCGTCGAGCTTTTTGCGCCGCATCTGACGCGGCGGATGGTCGATATCGCGCTGGCGGGTGGGGGTGAGGATTACGGGATGTAG
- a CDS encoding sulfite exporter TauE/SafE family protein, whose product MDFGYTVAGFAVGAIVGLTGVGGGSLMTPLLVLLFGIHPSVAVGTDLLYAAITKTGGTLAHGLKGSVDWTITRRLASGSLPAAALTLILVGKFAPGGIEGAASLIKVALGFALLLTAVALIFRKQIQGYAIKRFGGEPNAKRTAALTVLTGAVLGVLVSISSVGAGALGVTALFFLYPGLPALRIVGSDIAHAVPLTLVAGIGHWILGSVDWFLLGSLITGSLPGIWVGSHISTKLPDRILRPILATMLVLVGAKLITH is encoded by the coding sequence ATGGATTTTGGGTATACCGTTGCCGGATTCGCAGTCGGCGCCATCGTCGGTCTAACCGGCGTCGGCGGCGGCTCGCTGATGACGCCGTTGCTGGTGCTGCTGTTCGGCATCCACCCCTCGGTCGCCGTCGGCACGGACCTGCTCTACGCGGCCATCACCAAGACCGGCGGCACGCTCGCGCACGGCCTCAAAGGCAGCGTGGACTGGACGATCACCCGCCGCCTCGCCTCCGGCAGCCTCCCCGCCGCAGCCCTGACGCTGATTCTGGTCGGCAAGTTCGCCCCCGGCGGCATCGAAGGTGCGGCCAGCCTGATCAAGGTCGCGCTCGGCTTCGCACTGCTGCTGACCGCCGTCGCACTGATCTTCCGCAAACAGATCCAGGGCTACGCCATCAAACGTTTTGGCGGCGAACCGAACGCGAAACGCACCGCGGCGCTGACCGTCCTCACCGGCGCCGTGCTCGGCGTACTGGTGTCGATCTCCTCGGTCGGTGCCGGTGCGCTCGGCGTCACTGCGCTGTTCTTCCTCTACCCCGGCCTGCCCGCGCTGCGCATCGTCGGCTCCGACATCGCCCACGCCGTGCCGCTGACGCTGGTGGCCGGCATCGGCCACTGGATCCTCGGCAGCGTCGACTGGTTCCTGCTCGGCAGCCTGATCACCGGCTCGCTGCCCGGGATCTGGGTCGGCAGCCATATTTCGACCAAACTGCCGGACCGGATCCTGCGTCCGATCCTGGCTACGATGCTGGTGCTCGTGGGCGCCAAGCTCATCACCCACTGA
- a CDS encoding nitrite/sulfite reductase — translation MYRYDDYDQRLVDERVAQFRDQMRRHLAGELSDDEFRPVRLQNGLYIQRHAPMYRISIPYGHLASRQLRKLAYLARTYDKGYLHFTTRQNVQFNWAPMEVIPEICAELATVEMHSIQTSGNCIRNFTSDPFAGVAGDELIDPRPWAEILRQWATFHPEFAYLPRKFKIAVNGAKEDRAVIQVHDIGLDLKKNEAGEIGFRVLVGGGLGRTPIIGREIESFVPWQHIITYCEAVLRVYNRYGRRDNSFKARIKILVSALGIDEFRWQVREEWAHVKDGPNTLTVEEVHRVADFFEDPAYETLPADDAGYHHHIAEDLAFASWVKRNVRAHKKPGYASVTLSLKKPGVPPGDITSEQMELVADWADRFSFGEARVTHEQNLVLADVKKSELYTLWGLARKAGLATPNIGLLTDIICCPGGDFCSLANAKSIPIAAAIQERFDDLDYLHDIGDIEINISGCMNACGHHHVGHIGILGVDKNGEEWYQVTIGGSQGNHAGIGKVIGPSFARAEMADVISELIETYIEERHEDELFIDTVRRIGLDPFKARVYANRQPHRKAANV, via the coding sequence ATGTACCGATACGACGACTATGACCAGCGGCTTGTCGACGAGCGTGTCGCGCAATTCCGCGACCAGATGCGCCGCCACCTCGCCGGCGAGCTGAGCGACGACGAGTTCCGGCCCGTGCGCCTGCAGAACGGCCTGTACATCCAGCGCCACGCGCCGATGTACCGCATCTCGATCCCCTACGGCCACCTCGCCAGCCGCCAGCTGCGCAAGCTCGCCTACCTCGCGCGCACCTACGACAAGGGCTACCTCCACTTCACGACACGCCAGAACGTGCAGTTCAACTGGGCGCCGATGGAAGTGATCCCCGAGATCTGCGCCGAACTCGCGACGGTCGAAATGCATTCGATCCAGACCTCGGGCAACTGCATCCGCAACTTCACCTCCGACCCCTTCGCGGGCGTCGCCGGCGACGAGCTCATCGATCCCCGTCCGTGGGCCGAGATCCTGCGCCAGTGGGCCACCTTCCACCCCGAATTCGCCTATCTGCCGCGCAAGTTCAAGATTGCCGTCAACGGCGCGAAGGAAGACCGGGCGGTGATCCAGGTGCACGACATCGGCCTCGATCTCAAGAAGAACGAAGCGGGCGAGATCGGTTTCCGCGTCCTGGTCGGCGGCGGCCTCGGCCGCACCCCGATCATCGGCCGCGAGATCGAGTCCTTCGTGCCGTGGCAGCACATCATTACTTACTGCGAAGCGGTGCTGCGCGTGTATAACCGCTACGGCCGCCGCGACAACAGCTTCAAGGCGCGGATCAAGATCCTCGTCAGCGCGCTCGGCATCGACGAGTTCCGCTGGCAGGTGCGCGAGGAATGGGCGCACGTCAAGGACGGCCCCAACACGCTCACCGTCGAGGAAGTGCACCGCGTCGCCGACTTCTTCGAGGATCCCGCCTACGAAACGCTGCCCGCCGACGACGCCGGCTATCACCACCACATCGCCGAGGACCTCGCGTTCGCGTCGTGGGTGAAGCGCAACGTCCGCGCGCACAAGAAGCCCGGCTACGCGTCGGTCACGCTGTCGCTGAAAAAGCCCGGCGTGCCTCCGGGCGACATCACCTCCGAGCAGATGGAGCTCGTCGCCGACTGGGCTGACCGCTTCAGCTTCGGCGAAGCGCGCGTCACGCACGAGCAGAACCTCGTGCTCGCCGACGTGAAGAAGTCCGAGCTCTACACGCTGTGGGGCCTCGCCCGCAAGGCCGGCCTCGCGACCCCGAACATCGGCCTCCTCACCGACATCATCTGCTGCCCGGGCGGCGACTTCTGCTCGCTCGCGAACGCCAAGTCGATCCCGATCGCCGCCGCGATCCAGGAACGTTTCGACGACCTCGACTACCTGCACGACATCGGCGACATCGAGATCAACATCTCCGGCTGCATGAACGCCTGCGGCCACCACCATGTCGGCCACATCGGCATCCTCGGCGTCGATAAGAACGGCGAGGAGTGGTACCAGGTCACGATCGGCGGCAGCCAGGGCAACCACGCCGGGATCGGCAAGGTCATCGGCCCGTCGTTCGCGCGCGCCGAGATGGCCGACGTGATCTCGGAACTCATCGAAACCTACATCGAAGAACGCCACGAAGACGAACTCTTCATCGATACCGTGCGCCGCATCGGCCTCGATCCGTTCAAGGCGCGCGTGTATGCGAATCGTCAGCCCCACAGGAAGGCCGCGAATGTCTAA
- a CDS encoding DUF934 domain-containing protein, with amino-acid sequence MSKVIKNGQIAASDWRILPLPEGDDVAGVEIPAGRVIVPLAVWLARRDELLARGDVGLWFASHQGPEDVTDDIARLPVIAVDFPKFADGRGYSTAALLRTRYGYTGQLIAFGEVLRDQFNYLTRCGFDTLQPREGRYTDAQLDAAIASLRDFTVPYQASVVDPQPLFRRVARTGAKA; translated from the coding sequence ATGTCTAAAGTGATCAAGAACGGCCAGATCGCCGCGAGCGACTGGCGCATCCTCCCGCTCCCCGAAGGCGACGACGTCGCCGGCGTTGAAATCCCCGCCGGACGCGTGATCGTGCCGCTCGCCGTGTGGCTCGCCCGTCGCGATGAACTCCTCGCGCGCGGCGATGTGGGCCTGTGGTTCGCGAGCCATCAGGGCCCCGAAGACGTCACCGACGACATCGCACGCCTGCCCGTGATCGCCGTCGACTTCCCCAAGTTCGCCGACGGCCGCGGTTACTCGACGGCGGCGCTGCTGCGCACCCGTTACGGCTACACGGGCCAGCTGATCGCCTTCGGCGAGGTCCTGCGCGACCAGTTCAACTACCTCACGCGCTGCGGCTTCGACACGCTGCAGCCGCGCGAAGGCCGCTACACCGACGCGCAGCTTGACGCGGCCATTGCGAGCCTGCGCGACTTCACCGTGCCCTACCAGGCTTCGGTCGTCGATCCCCAGCCGCTCTTCCGCCGCGTTGCGCGCACTGGAGCAAAGGCATGA
- a CDS encoding phosphoadenylyl-sulfate reductase yields MSGAVSMLRPAAKNPATHPELTPDLVEIVSTKTDAALELLRAAVAEFGSAGEITFANSFGAEDMVLTDLILREQLPIEVFSLDTGRLPAETYTLMGEVEQHYGTKLKVFFPKSDAVETYVRTHGINAFYESIEMRKACCHMRKVEPLQRALAGKKAWITGLRAAQAATRSGLPTREFDEGNQLVKFNPLSDWTETEVWAYIRMHETPYNALHDQFYPSIGCAPCTRAIAVGEDVRAGRWWWEDPTSKECGLHVKKG; encoded by the coding sequence ATGAGTGGCGCCGTCTCGATGCTGCGTCCGGCCGCGAAGAATCCGGCCACGCATCCCGAGCTGACTCCCGACCTGGTCGAGATCGTCAGCACGAAGACCGATGCCGCCCTCGAACTGCTGCGCGCGGCGGTCGCCGAGTTCGGCAGCGCCGGAGAAATCACTTTCGCGAACAGCTTCGGCGCCGAGGACATGGTCCTCACCGACCTGATCCTGCGCGAACAGTTGCCGATCGAAGTCTTCTCGCTCGACACCGGCCGTCTGCCCGCCGAGACCTACACACTGATGGGCGAGGTGGAGCAGCACTACGGCACGAAGCTGAAGGTGTTCTTCCCGAAGTCGGACGCGGTCGAGACCTACGTCCGCACCCACGGCATCAACGCCTTCTACGAATCGATCGAGATGCGCAAGGCCTGCTGCCACATGCGCAAGGTCGAGCCGCTGCAGCGTGCGCTCGCCGGCAAGAAGGCCTGGATCACCGGGCTGCGTGCCGCGCAAGCCGCGACCCGTAGCGGCCTGCCGACGCGCGAGTTCGACGAAGGCAACCAGTTGGTGAAGTTCAATCCGCTGTCGGACTGGACCGAGACCGAGGTCTGGGCCTACATCCGCATGCACGAGACGCCGTACAACGCGCTGCACGACCAGTTCTATCCCAGCATCGGCTGTGCGCCCTGCACGCGCGCCATCGCCGTCGGCGAAGACGTCCGCGCCGGCCGCTGGTGGTGGGAAGACCCGACCTCCAAGGAGTGCGGGCTGCACGTCAAGAAGGGCTGA